The Castanea sativa cultivar Marrone di Chiusa Pesio chromosome 11, ASM4071231v1 genome contains a region encoding:
- the LOC142618067 gene encoding putative glycosyltransferase At5g03795: protein MLAGKAAAAATTSFCSLQASLLTLAILTLLSFTYFSLNSSSILRSPHHPHHHHLLSATIPEDHVNTTTTTATIDGDHHHQQQLSDIYHSPKVFGLNFAEMEANFKVFIYPDGDPNTFYQTPRKLTGKYASEGYFFQNIRESRFRTLDPDQAHLFFVPISCHKMRGKGTSYENMTIIVQNYVESLISKYPYWNRTLGADHFFVTCHDVGVRATEGFPLLVKNSIRVVCSPSYDVGFIPHKDVALPQVLQPFALPAGGNDLENRTKLGFWAGHRNSKIRVILARVWENDTELDISNNRINRAIGPLVYQKRFYSTKFCICPGGSQVNSARIADSIHYGCVPVILSNYYDLPFNDIIDWHKFAVVLKEHDVYRLKQILKDITDAEFVALHKNLVKIQKHFQWNSPPIRYDAFHMVMYELWLRRHVIKY from the exons ATGTTAGCCGGCAaggcagcagcagcagcaacgaCGTCGTTTTGCTCACTCCAAGCCTCCCTCCTCACACTGGCAATCCTAACTCTCCTTTCCTTCACCTACTTCTCCCTCAactcctcctccatcctccGCTCCCCCCAccacccccaccaccaccacctgcTTTCGGCCACTATCCCCGAAGATCACgtcaacaccaccaccaccaccgccaccatTGATGGcgaccaccaccaccaacaacaactcTCCGATATTTACCATTCGCCCAAGGTTTTCGGGTTGAATTTCGCGGAAATGGAGGCCAATTTCAAGGTCTTCATATACCCAGATGGAGATCCCAACACTTTCTACCAAACCCCGAGGAAGCTCACCGGGAAGTATGCCAGCGAGGGCTATTTCTTCCAGAACATTCGTGAGAGCCGATTCCGGACTTTGGATCCCGATCAGGCTCACCTCTTCTTCGTCCCCATTTCCTGCCACAAGATGCGAGGCAAG GGTACTTCTTATGAGAATATGACCATAATTGTCCAGAATTATGTGGAAAGCTTAATTTCCAAGTATCCTTACTGGAATAGAACCTTGGGTGCGGATCATTTTTTTGTCACTTGTCATGATGTTGGCGTTAGGGCAACAGAAGGATTTCCACTTCTTGTAAAGAATTCAATTCGAGTTGTGTGCTCCCCAAGCTATGATGTTGGATTCATTCCACATAAAGATGTTGCTCTGCCTCAAGTATTGCAGCCATTTGCTCTCCCAGCTGGAGGAAATGATCTTGAAAATAG GACAAAACTTGGATTTTGGGCTGGACATCGGAACTCAAAAATTAGAGTAATACTAGCACGAGTTTGGGAGAATGACACGGAACTCGACATTTCGAATAACAGAATTAATAGGGCTATTGGACCGCTTGTATATCAAAAGAGATTTTATAGTACTAAGTTCTGCATATGCCCTGGTGGTTCCCAGGTCAACAGTGCTCGCATAGCTGACTCAATCCATTATGGGTGTGTTCCTG TGATATTGTCAAATTATTACGACCTGCCATTCAATGATATTATTGATTGGCATAAATTTGCTGTTGTACTTAAGGAGCATGATGTGTACCGGCTAAAGCAAATTCTCAAGGACATAACTGATGCTGAGTTTGTTGCTCTTCATAAGAACTTAGTTAAG ATTCAGAAGCATTTCCAGTGGAACTCTCCCCCCATCAGATATGATGCATTCCATATGGTCATGTATGAGCTTTGGTTGCGCCGCCATGTTATCAAATACTAA